GAACCAGTGTCTCATTGACCATAAAGTGAGAGTGCTATAGCCCTGGGGTAGAGAAAGAAAACGTTAGCCCAGGGTAAAATTGTGATTCAGTTCATCGaggaaaaagaaggggggggggaaagattaacAATAGAGTGaactcttgttttttttgtttttgtttttttttcttaaggaaAAAAGATCCTTACGAAAAGTGTATGGGAGTCACTAGGCCAGCCATGACATTTGTCTATAGAAGGATAGAAGATTATAGAGGCAGTCACAACAATTTTCTAAAGTCCGCCAGCCGATAAATTCGAcacaaaatgttataataaaatatatgattACACTGACCAGACAGAAATGGATTCACCCAATCACGCTAAAGTTAAAGGAACCCTGAGTTTTACTCTTCTCCGCACCTATctttcagtttttttaaaaaaaaattataccttttGGTTTGGAGAAGAGGTTAAAGCCTTCCAAGAGTTCAGAATTTAATTGTATAGGTTTCCCTTTAATTCAGGGTTTGCCATTAAGACTTCTGGTATCTTCCATTTTAACAAATCCATTCAGTAAAGCAAGGGTCATTTCCCCTATTATAAATTCTGATCTGGTGAGACCTAGATAATGTATTGAGCCTTTACCTTAGCTCATTACCTTTACATACTTGTATAAGTGTGAATCTTTAAGCAGACAATGGAAATACCACAAAAATGTAGTTTAACAGAGAAACAGAAATCCCTCTCATATAGGATTTTCAAAGCAGGCAAGTATAATAATTAGATACATTGAGGCCTTCAGCTACTGCAAATAGACAAGCCTTCTAGACAAGAACAGTCTTATACTTTGCGGGCCCTGCTCTAGAgagcccagttttatttattgagcTATCTATTTGTACTTCGAATAAGTAAGCCTTTAAATAGAGAGTATTCTAGCtttcaaaaaacattttctgtaaacCCAGATGTAATAACCCTCATATTTCTTGCTAAGCAAACTAGCATATAAACCATATATAACTAACTTAGCTTACTTAATTAGCCTCTGCTTATTATTTTAACTGAGGTAACAAAAATTCACTTGAATAGTATTAAATGAGTTTTGTATCAGCATTCAGCTCATAGAACacacaagagaaaagaaaaaaaaaaacaagcgcaATACCGCATATACAATAAAGAATAACCAATTTTGTGCTTGTGCTTGCTACAATTATGTCCATTCTAAATTAGTGAGTGCCACTTTATATCTTTTTCTTCACTCTCTGCATTTCCACAGAATGTCCAATTTAAGAGATAGAGATGTTGGTAATAGTATCAAGCAGAAATTTTAGACTTTCTTCCCCTAGGTCTTTCAAAGgtgtagaatatatataaaattagcaaaGTGTCAGCAGTTTTCCAACAAGGTATGCACAGAGAAATGTATTCTTTAAGTGGTTTTAGAGGCCCACTTCCAGGCCAGTTAGCCCCAATCTATTAGCTCTGTATTTCTTCGCtacgtgtccctttaaagagttattAATGTGCCAAAAGAGTTTGTAAGAAAAGCAGTACTTTGCAACTTAACTTACCCCCTCCTATGCCGTCTAACTGCCCGCCGAATTCTTCTCCGGCGTCCAGGGTTTGATGCAGCAATTCACTCCCCGAGGTGGCCACCCGTACCTCCTGCTTCCAGATCCGATGGAGGATTCAAACTTCgtctcccctcacgcagcaccggtgggaggggagagaaggGAACAGTTTGCAGGAGCGCGAAAAGCGAAATCCCTCCGCCAGCTCCAACACAGAGCAAGTCCAGTccacctcccgcgcagcaccggtgggggaggggtaaGGCGGGCGCACGTCGGCAGGGTAAGTCTCGCTATAGGTAAGAGTGCTGGGAGGCTCACCTTACAGGGTTGAAGAATACTATGTTCTTTAGGCTTGAAATTTAGCCGCTCTGATGCGGCGGGCAGTGACAGCAAGGAGAAGGGGATATCAAGTTTGGCAGTCGGGCACTTGTTAGAGAGTAAAGATAAATAGCTAAGAGAGCTAGATGGCTTGAGGCAGGAATACCGCTTGTTAGCAGCGCACCTGTATACCCAGGTAGAGGATTTTGGGCCGCCAAAAGTGAGTTTGGGTAGCAATATTTAGCATATACCAGAGGGATGACAGTCCCCTGGCCCGGTTCCAGCTTGATCTTTGCTAATTGCCCTGAAAGAAGCAGCCTCAAGACTTGAGGCAGGGCGCGAAAGTTTCACCGCCAGTAGCTGTTGGGCTGGAGCAGTGAGCTCAGGTTGGCttgccttgctcctcctccaccggaacctcaaagcatgtctagagcatgcaatttttctagGGCATGTcccagagtatgtaattttaaataactttcccatttacttctattatcaaatttgttttgttctcttggtatcctttattaaagagtaaacttaggtgggctcataggactccaggagagtgcacgtgtctttagcagtctgtgtcagcagtatttgtaactttttataacatttttaaaaacaactacttacatagactgctaaagacacgtgcactctcctgaagtcctatgagcccacctaggtttactcttcaacaaataatacctagagaacaaagaaaaattgataatagaagtaaattggaaagttgtttaaaattgtatgctctatctagaccatgaaagtttaattttgactttactgtccctttaagtaatttgcaTTTCTGTCTTTTAAAATTTTAAGCCCCTTTAGATTAAAGGGTAATTCCAGACAAAATTAAATTGCACATTGgaacatttaaaatttaaatacaagcatttttgcatCAATTTACATGATACAAGCCAACAACAGCTACAAGAGTAGACATTAGGGTTGGGCGAATGTGTTTGTATTCATATTCAAATGTTAttttagaaattcgatttacataataaaatgttgataagaacgaataatcttaaaaattctattatcgaatgttatttaaagttttcaaatgtcactttcgaatttgaattcgaatgtgacatttgaatattacatttataaaacacagtataagactagaaataatattttgaattcgaatgttacattcgaattcaaatctCACATTCAAATTCggattttacatttataaaacacagtattagactagaaataatattttgaattcgaatgttacattcaaattcaaatctcacattcgaatttggatattacatttataaaacccagtattagactagaaatactatattgaatttgaatgttacattcgaattcggaagtcacattcaaattcaaatattacatttaaaaaaacagtattagactagaaatactatttgaattagaatgtcacattcaaattcaaatattacatttataaaacacagtattagactagaaatactattttgaatttgaatgtgacatttaaatttgaatgtagcattcgaataagaatattacatttattaaacacagttgtagactagaaatactattttgaatttgaatgtgacattcgaattcgaatgtcacattcaaattagaatattacatttcgaaaatgAATAAATACCTAGGTAAACATTCTACTATTCGAAgaaaatttttttgaattttattgaaaaattcaaaaacaaaaattcgaaaatagaatgttcgaatgttatataaacattctaaattcgatttgaacgaacaacgttttaaatttcgaatttttagaaacatttgctctTCCCTAGTAGACATgcagtttaaaatgctggtgcacagaacaTATGCTTCAATTGCCTGTTCATCGTAAAATATATCAATAATGGTGATTACTTTTTCTATTATTttagttattattaaagggacaatctaatcaaaattaaactttcatgattcagatagggcatgcaattttaaacaactttccaatttacttgtataattaaatttgctaaatCTAGTAAGGCTCATACGATATTTTCTAACCTCTTGAATGCcatctattatctcagtgcattttgacagtttttcacagctagacagctctagtttttgtgtgccacatagataacattgtgctcacttacatgatattatttatgagtcagcattgattggcaaaaatgcaagtctgtcacaaaaactgagataaggggcagtctgcagaggcttagataaaaaaaaagtatattaaaagtatattaattataACAATGTTGAATAtgtaaaactgggtaatgggtaacaaaaggattatctatatttttaaacaaaaaaacattttcaagtacactgtccctttaagtacatttacaGGAGCACACATAAGcgggcatacacacacatatacacacatacatataaataaatataaataaatatatatatatatatatatatatatatatatatatatatatatatatatatatatatatacatcctaaaCTCTTAAATTATTATGTTAGAATTATATGTCACAAAATGACCATACATTGGCAGATTGGTTCCGGAGATGTCCACTGCCCAGAAGAATCACACTCAATTTCTTTGGAGCCATTTAGCATGAAGCCAGgtaaacaaataaaattacacacggaCATAAAACTTGATGGCTTTAAAGGATGAGAACAATTCATCGTTGCATGTCTAGGAGGTGCGAGAGCTCGGCATGGCACAGCTGAAACAACAGAAAAGACATTTTACCCACATGGGTTAAATCACAGGGCAGTGATACAATACCACTTTGTAGTGCTTCACATTTATCATTTAAATAATTTCATAATGCTATAAATATTACAGAACAAAAATATCTTCCATATAAATAGGCCAACAAGGTCAGTGCTTCTGGCATCAGGGTATAAGTGTGCACCAAAATTTGAAGTGAAGCTCTATGTCAATtctatattctttaaatgttttgtttattaattGTTAAACTAATCAATGAtcttttgttttcattaaaaatgcatttttgtcTTAAAGGGCAGAATTATGTTTATCCCTAGTGAAGTATGACTTTGGCCTCCATTTATGAAGCTTTTTAAGCAGCTTCTGAACCAATTCAGTGCTAAAAATTAAAAAGTCCCGTTTGtatgaccgatgcttcttaacgtGTCTCTAATCTCAGAGGTTGCGGATGTCAGAACACCCAGTTCTGTTCATCCGGGATTACTGACAAGCTCTGCTCTTGTGCACTAGGCCCTCAATGTCTGATGTCAGGTTCTTTCTATAAAAACCTTTTCAGCATGCTGAATAACTAAATAAATGATGGTCTATATGTTGATTACCTTCACATGTAGGGACTTGATTTGTCCAACCTCCAGACGCCTGGCACATGACTGAATCTGATCCTTTCAGTAAAAATCCTTCAGAACAAAAGAAATTACAGGTAGAATTGTAATGAAATTTCCCATGAACATGGGTACAATTCATCCATCCATAGGTAGGATCTTGCAAAGTCGAACAGGAGATAGCTAGATTGGAACACAAGAAAGCAacgattattattataataattattattattatatatatttagaggaacacacacacacacatacagatatatagaccTCCTTGAAAATTTGATTATCATTATTAAGTATATTTAAAGgatcacactcacacatacagtacatatgtactgAGACTAAACTCTAAAAAAACCCCGTTATATTTAGAGTTATATGTCACAGAATGACCATACATTGGCAGATTGGTTCCGGAGCTGTCCATTGCCCAGAAGGATCACACTCAATTACTTTGGAGCCATTTAGCATGAAGCCAGGTATACAACTAAAATTACACATGGACATAAAACTTGATGGCTTTAAAGGATGAGAACAATTCATCATTGCATGTCCAGGAGGTGTGAGAGCTCGGCATGGCACAGCTGAAACAACAGAAAAGACATTGTAGCCACATGGGTTAAATCACAGGGCAGTGAAACAATACCACTCTGTAGTGCTACACATTTATCACTTAAGTAATTTCATAATGCTATTAATATTACAGAACAAAAATATGTTCCATATAAATAGGCCAACAAGCTCGGTGCTTCTGGCATCAGGGTATAGTTGTGCACCAAAATTTGAAGTGAAGCTCTATGCCAATcctatattctttaaatgttttgtttattaattGTTTAACTAATCAATGAtcttttgttttcattaaaaatgcatttttgtcTTAATGGGCAGATTTGTGTTTATCCCTAGTGAAGTATGACTTTAGCCTCCATTTATGAAGCTTTTTAAGCAGCTTCTGAACCAATTCAGtgctaaaaattaaaaagccccgtTTGtatgaccgatgcttcttaacgtGTCTCTAATGTCAGAGGTTGCGGATGTCAGAACACCCAGATTTGAACACCCAGATTTGTTCATCCGGGATTACTGACAAGTCCTGCTCTTGTGCACTAGGCCCTCAATGTCTGATGTCAGGTCCTTTCTATAAAAACCTTTTCAGCAtgctgaataaataaataaatgatggtcTATATGTTGATTACCTTCACATGTAGGGACTTGATTTGTCCAACCTCCAAACGCCTGGCACATGACTGAATCTGATCCTTTCAGTAAAAATCCTCCAGAACAAAAGAAATTACAGGTAGAATTATACTGAAATTCTCCATGTACATGGGTACAATTCATCCATCCATACTTTGGATCATTTAGAGTCAAGCAGGAGACTGCTGTAACCAAACACAAGGAAGAATTGATTTAGTGAAACCATAATCTGGATCTCTTATATGCACAACTGGTTAAATTGGTAAGGATTATGAGACAAGCTAATTTATAAACAactgtttataaaaatatatactgtcaTATTGACTCTGGGCAAAAGTGAGTTGACAATAAGTAAGTCATACTTTTTCTTTGTCATGAGCAAacatgtaaaaagctgaaaatcttttttttttaaaaaagaattagaTATTACAAAATGTTTGCCGGAAATAAaagatagagctccacttgtaatctagctcaatatatatatatatatatatatatatatatatatatatatatatatatatatatatatatatatatatatatagcatacgctgccagcatttactattgcacaagcattaccactagaaatgcttgtgcaatgccgcctcctgcagattcgcggccaatctgccgctagcagaggggtatcaatcaacccaattgtatgcgattgggcggattgctgtccaccgccttagaggtagcggacaagttaagaagctgcggtcttaaaaccgctgcttcttaactcttgtttccaccCGGAAACAGGTGTACACgaccccattcaggccatgataaatcggctccGAAGGCTCCTCCTTTTATAACATGTCATCAGCTCATGTGACCACTTTACGGCAGCTTTACCAGATCCCAATCTTTTATTTTGGTAATAAATAATAAGTGAACCGCACGAAATTTGATTCCGAACCCGGGACAGCCGAGTTTCTGGGATATTGTATTTCATTTGCGGGCATCAGGAAACCACTATTTCAATACGGAAGACTCCCTGAACTTCCatgagagttgggatgtctgtgtatatatatatcttatgaatcactgcactaaccctagctaagcttatatgtatgaacagcgatgctttggcataaagggaatctgctgaaaagcagacttgaagtaaaaaagtgtgtcattgtgaacctcatttacatatcttacccagaatcctttgctgcattggaaacaatgtaattcagaggttttctgtgggaaaaacaagccttctggtctgtctagatttgttaatgaactacacaatgagttattttctctctctatatatatatatttatatatacagtatataccataCACTTTTAAATTATTATGTTGTATTCTGACTAATGTCTCAAGGAATGAACATACCTTGGCAGATTGGCTCAGGAGCTGTCCACTGCCCAGAAGAATCACACTCAATTACTTTGGAGCCATTTAGCATGAAGCCAGGTAAACAACTAAAATTACACATGGACATAAAACTTGATGGCTTTAAAGGATGAGAACAATTCATCGTCGCATGTCCAGGAGGCGCCAGAGCTCGGCATGGAAGAGCTGAAACAACAGAAAATACATGTTAGCCACATGAGTGAAATTAAAGATAGTGTCCCCACCTTGGCCACGTCTTCCTGAACAGTTaggagttacacatgttgcagggtgagcAGGGGGTAGCATAAATAGTGCTGCCCAGTGACATAATGCATGTTCCTCCCTTTATACCCTGGAGAATGTGTAACTAATAACTATCCAGGTAGACATGGCTGAGGGGGCAGCTCTACAGCAGTGATACAATACCAGTGTGCAGTGTTACACATTTACCATTTAATTAATTTCATAATATgataaatattacaaaacaaaaatatgttacatataaataaaatatttttaatcaagCAGGAATTTTGGCTTAgaccaacaaggccagtgccttgGCATCATGGTAAAGTTATGCACCAGACCTTGAAGGGAAGACCTACGTTAGTCCCATGttctttacattttatatttgttcATTTTATAACCAATCAATACTCTCTTTTTGTCTAAAGGGGATGCATGACCCCTTCGTTCATACCCGACATCCAGTTGCGAGAAATATATGAAGTAAATACTAGCAAAAACTAGCAGATTTcccaatgcctagggcagcaataaaagCTAAAGAACCCACTAATCTTAATAATTTTTGCATGCACAATTAATGTAGAATTTCTGTTTATTAGCTACATATAGCCTCCGTTTAGTCCTGCTGCCCATCTTTACAGGGCTGTGTATAAAATGCCTGGGCCCTCCCAAACAATGCTCACAACATAACATCTAACTAAAACCCTACCCTATGCAAGCAAGACCACAGACTATCCAGAAGCAGACCTCAGTACTACCCAGCAAGCCTACACACACAACATACGcaccacacacaacatacacacacacctcatacacacagcatatacatacacacaccccacacaaacacgcacatatacacatacatgcacacgaagactcacacatgcacacttagACACATGCATGCACAAGCACACATACGCgcgtatacacacatgtacatgctgacacacacatgtacaaacacacaaacatacattcacacacatatactcacacgtacacacatgtgcgcacacacacacacacacacacgcatgaacACATgtgcatgcacaaacatacacacacatgcacgcacacgctCATTGTTAgatcttataaacaatttaatggcCATTTATAAAATATATCATTAACTATCTAAACTCTAAAGCAGGACCGAGCATTTTCTGAAATggtgaatatcccccccccccttcagatgttccatattaaagggacagtcaagtccaaaagggaatgtcattttaaacaactttccaatttacctttatcaccaattttgctttgttctcttggtattcttagttaaaagctaaacttaggaggttcatatgctaatatcttagaccttgaagactgcctctaatctgaatgcattttgaccactagagggcattagttcatgtgtttcatatagataacattgagctcatgcacgtgaagttacctaggagtgagcactgattggctaaaatgcaagtctgtcaaaagaactgaaataagggggcagtttgcagtgacatggatacaaggtaatcacagaggtaaaaagtctattaatataactgtgtttgttatgcataactggtgaatgggtaataaagggattatctttctttttaaacaacaaaaattctggtgttgactgtccatttaaatgaaaTTCAGAATTAACTATAAGTAAATGTGTTTCTGTCCGTGGGCATGTTCTGTTATTTCTGTTGTTTTTTATGACAATGTTCATTTCTCTCTACTTGTTCTGAGTTTCACTTCCCATAAGTACAATTGCTCTGAACTCTATTGTGGTCAGTGCTCTCTGAATTTGCTCATTCTTGATATGCATTTAACtttctttatttcctttttttccaGACATACTTTCACTTCTATATGTTTCCCTGTCTAATACACTGATTTACAGTTATGTGCCTTTCTTTATTTTCCTCCTTGTGTTGactcattgggctagattacaagtgagagggcaATAATTAACAAGCCATtaaaagtgactggttattgctattgcgaggtcgcggtagcaattagcactccgaaaattaaccatagatctctagttaattttctaaatagtgggcagtttttaattttaaaaaaatgtagctttttttttaaattaaaaacaactgcactaggcaataagaactgtgtgttcccagtaaaaatgtatgtatatgcttatatgtatatatatactgtatatacagtatatatatatatatatatatatacatatatatatatatatatatatatatatatatatactgtatacggtatatacatttttgtaaatattttattatatcttttcatataacaacactgaagaaatgaccctttgctacaatgtaaagcagtgagtgtacagcctatataacagtgtaaatttgctgtcccctcagaataactcaacacacagccattaatgtctaaaactttggcaacaaaagtgagtacacccctaaatgtccaaattgggcccaatgagctattttccctccctggtgtcatgtgactcattagtgttacaaggtctcaggtgtgaatggggagcaggtgtgttaaatttggtattatcactctcacaatctctcatactggtcactggcagttcaacatagcaccttttggcaaagaactctctgaggatctgaaaaaaagaattgttgctctacataaagatggcctaggctatatgaAGATTCCCAAGACagtgaaactaagctgcagcatggtgggcaagaccatacagcggtttcacaggacaggttcctctcagaacaggcctcgctatggttgaccaaagaagttgagtgcacgtgctcagcgtgatatccagaggttgtctttgggaaatagatgtatgagtgctgccagcattgctgctgaGGTTgagggggtggggggtcagcctgtcagttctcagaccatacgccgcacactttATCAaagtggtctgcatggctgtcatcccagaaggaagcctcttctaaagatgatacataagaaagcctgcaaatagtttgctaaagacaagcagactaaggacatggattattggaaccatgttctgtggtctgatgagaccaagataaacttatttggttcagatggtgtcaagcgtgtgtggcggcaaacaggtgagaagtacaaagacaggtgtgtcttgcctacagtcaagcatggtgatgggagtgtcatggtcttggcctgcatgagtgctgccggaactaggaagctacagttcattgagggaaccatgaattcctacatgtactgtgacatgctgaaccagagcatgatccccttccttcagagactgggccgcacaGACATGATAACGaacctaaacacacctccaagagaaccactgccttgctaaagaagctgagggtaaaggtgatagactggccaagcatgtctccagacctaaaccctattgagcatctgtggggcatcctcaaacggaagttgggggagcgcaaggtctctaacatccaccaactccgtGATATTGTCATGGTggtgtggaagaggacttcagtggcaacttgtgaagctctggtgaactccatgcccaagagggttaaggcagtgctggaaaataatggtggccacataaaatattgacactttgggccaaatttggacatttccacttaggggtgtactcacagtttagacattaatggctctttgttgagctattttgaggggacagcaaagaaTTCCTCAATTAATTcctcagtgaaaaaaatatatatagcagaatAAAAAATCCATCAAATTGTGTATGGTGTTTGGTATCCGGACTTAACCAAGGTTCCTAAATAATTCCTGATAACTTAAAAGTGAAAAACAATAACATAGCGCAATaaagtttaaataaacataaaataattgaaaTGAAGCTCACCATAAGATGTCAATGCGTTTCTACCCTTTTTTTCACTGAGGAATTAATTGAGGAATTCTTTCTGCAATCAGTGTCACATCTTTTATGTATCACTAAACTTTGTTTGGATTAACACATTTTTGGATTAACACATTTATTCTTGGACCTTTTTTCAtcacattctttttattttattttttacaccatttTTTACCTTATTTTGTTGATCACGTGTTCTaacaatttttcaatatttttttctttttcttttttacatttttccacttTTTCACTCTCACAGGATTATCCACTTGATGAACTCTTCCATATAACTTTGGACCTTTTATGTGATCAAAATATTACCACACCATATGGTCATTTATTATTGCAACGCCCTATGTGCATTACCACTAGTATCTGACTTAACAATTTTACTGTattcttttattatattttatttgtcaCTACATTGTATATACCctcacatggatccatgatgtttTAATTGATATATTGTTATTCTGCACATTTTATCCactttaatattgtaatattaaatttcaacttttgcctagACATTAACTTAGGCGCTCcttagcagaaaaaaaatctactactcatttgaagttcaaactaaaagtactattacattgtatttttattatgcatttgttgaattTGCAAATCTTCTGTAATTACTGGTCATTTAATACTATGACCTCTTTCATTATCTTATATCTGCAACATTACTTTTACTATTTATACTGTGATCCTTGTATAAATGTCTCTGCTATTCTGGGATTTCATTTTCTGTTAGAAGACCATTTCTTAGGGGGTTTGGGTGGAGAAAAAGCAGATTTACTAGTGCTTTTCAAATGATGGTTGTTATAAAATGTATAAGCACTCCATGAACCTCTATCATGTCTAAATCATATGACATTAAACAGTATATtacttgtgtatatacatcagtatGTGATCTATCTATTCATCTTTTATTATACAACTTGCATTATACAGGCAGAAACAAAATAATGTTGAGGTTAGGCACATAAGAACATTTCAGGAACATTAAGAACCTTGAGAGAAGAGCATCAACGTCCAAACACTTTAAATTatgtg
This portion of the Bombina bombina isolate aBomBom1 chromosome 10, aBomBom1.pri, whole genome shotgun sequence genome encodes:
- the LOC128640708 gene encoding P-selectin-like, with translation MGEAERETDPTFSKESVRTHTTARHVCSKWKNLQLLCFTAISYGLFKGSNVFAWTYHYDTQLTTWSMSRNWCRTHYTDMVAIQNKDEITYLSQMLPPSPKHYWIGIRKINEVWTWVGTNKTLTAEAKNWAPREPNNKGKQQDCVEIYIQRLEHSGKWNDEPCTNKKRALCYLANCQASSCSQRGECMETIGNYTCNCHPGYYGAECEHVIKCAEIEQIPEDSSMNCTHPFGHPAFTSACHFQCREGFKLRGSSSLHCSEHGNWTGDFPQCEALPCRALAPPGHATMNCSHPLKPSSFMSMCNFSCLPGFMLNGSKVIECDSSGQWTAPEPICQAVSCLTLNDPKYGWMNCTHVHGEFQYNSTCNFFCSGGFLLKGSDSVMCQAFGGWTNQVPTCEAVPCRALTPPGHAMMNCSHPLKPSSFMSMCNFSCIPGFMLNGSKVIECDPSGQWTAPEPICQSISCSTLQDPTYGWMNCTHVHGKFHYNSTCNFFCSEGFLLKGSDSVMCQASGGWTNQVPTCEAVPCRALAPPRHATMNCSHPLKPSSFMSVCNFICLPGFMLNGSKEIECDSSGQWTSPEPICQCMVIL